One Nicotiana sylvestris chromosome 12, ASM39365v2, whole genome shotgun sequence genomic window carries:
- the LOC138883549 gene encoding secreted RxLR effector protein 161-like, translated as MNKDIADMKDLGVVDVTLGIKIQRTPQGLALSQSHYMKIILEKFKHLEFRSARTPIDLNHHLIKNKGENTSQLEYARVLGSLMYIMNCTRPDIACAISKLSRFTSNPNKHHWVAMKRVLRYLEYTQDYALHYNKYPAVIEGYSDANWITGSTETKSTSGYVFTVGGGAVSWKSSKQTCITRSIMESEFIALDKAGEEAEWLRNFLEDIPFWPKPLAPI; from the coding sequence atgaacaaagacattgccgacatgaaagacttaggagttgttGATGTAActctaggaattaaaatccagaggactcctcagggtctagctttgtctcaatcGCATTACATGAAAAtaatacttgaaaaattcaaacacttggaatttagaagtgcaagaactccaattgacttaaaccatcatcttataaagaataaaggtgaaaacacgtctcaattggagtatgctcgtgtATTGGGAAGCTTAATGTATATCATGAACTGTACACGTcctgatatagcttgtgcaataagtaaacttagtcgattcacaagtaatcccaacaaacatcactgggtggcaatgaaacgagttctgAGATATTTGGAATATACCCAAGACTACGCTTTACATTacaataaatatcctgcggttatcgaaggatatagtgatgcaaattggataaccggctcaacagaaacaaagtccacaagtggatatgtttttactgttggtggaggagcagtatcttggaagtctTCCAAACAGACGTGCATCACTCGCTCTATAATGGAATCGGAGTTTATAGCTTTGGATAAGGCCGgcgaagaagctgaatggcttcgaaatttcttagaagacattccattctggccaaaacctttggctcctatatga